A portion of the Eubacterium maltosivorans genome contains these proteins:
- a CDS encoding IS110 family transposase, producing MNAVGIDVSKGKSTITIRRPGDVVLMSPCDIPHTQSGINGLIEKLRSLDGETKVCMEHTGRYYEPLATWLTDAGIFVSAVNPILIRDFGDDSLRSPKTDKADAKKIARYTLDRWTYLRQYGNMDKTRNQLKTMNRQFGFYMDQKTAMKNNLIALLDQTYPGANTFFVSPSRCDGSQKWVDFVHTYWHVDCVRNQSLKAFIAHYHNWCKRKGYHFSIDKAEHIYHLSSDLIAVFPKDDNTKMLIRQAVTMLHTASVTIESLRQKMNAAASTLPEYSIVTAMNGVGPTLGPQLMAEIGDVTRFTHRGALTAFAGVDPGKNDSGQRTQKSVRTSKKGSPILRKTLFQIMDSLIKRSPIDDPVYAFMDKKRAQGKPYYVYMTAGANKFLRIYYGRVKEYLSTLSKNEES from the coding sequence ATGAACGCAGTTGGTATTGATGTTTCTAAAGGTAAAAGCACCATTACGATCCGCAGGCCCGGCGATGTCGTCCTTATGTCTCCTTGTGACATTCCTCACACTCAATCCGGAATCAATGGCCTGATTGAGAAACTTCGAAGCCTTGATGGTGAAACCAAAGTTTGTATGGAGCATACTGGCCGGTATTATGAGCCGCTTGCTACCTGGCTTACCGATGCCGGTATTTTTGTCAGCGCTGTCAATCCCATTCTGATCCGGGACTTTGGCGACGATTCTCTCCGCTCTCCCAAAACCGATAAAGCGGATGCTAAAAAAATTGCACGTTATACCCTTGACCGTTGGACATATTTGAGGCAATATGGAAACATGGATAAAACACGCAATCAACTCAAAACCATGAACCGGCAGTTCGGCTTTTATATGGACCAGAAGACCGCCATGAAGAATAACCTCATCGCCCTTCTTGACCAGACTTATCCCGGGGCCAATACCTTCTTTGTCAGTCCTTCACGCTGCGATGGCAGCCAGAAATGGGTGGATTTTGTCCACACTTACTGGCATGTGGACTGTGTCCGTAACCAATCGCTGAAAGCCTTCATTGCGCACTATCACAACTGGTGTAAGCGCAAAGGCTACCACTTCAGTATCGACAAAGCAGAGCACATCTACCATCTTTCTTCTGACCTGATCGCTGTGTTCCCAAAAGATGACAACACCAAAATGCTCATACGGCAGGCGGTCACAATGCTCCATACCGCTTCCGTGACCATTGAATCTCTGCGTCAGAAAATGAATGCGGCCGCTTCGACTCTGCCGGAATATTCCATCGTTACGGCAATGAACGGTGTCGGCCCAACGCTTGGTCCTCAGCTCATGGCTGAGATCGGGGATGTTACCCGGTTCACTCACCGCGGTGCGCTTACTGCTTTTGCAGGGGTTGACCCCGGAAAGAACGATTCCGGGCAGCGCACTCAAAAAAGTGTGCGTACTTCAAAAAAAGGCTCGCCAATCCTGCGAAAAACCCTCTTCCAGATCATGGACAGTCTCATCAAGCGTTCGCCTATTGATGATCCGGTTTATGCCTTTATGGACAAAAAACGGGCACAGGGTAAGCCTTATTACGTTTATATGACTGCCGGTGCGAACAAATTTCTCCGCATTTATTACGGACGGGTAAAGGAATACCTTTCCACCCTGTCTAAAAACGAAGAATCTTAA